The sequence below is a genomic window from Stigmatopora nigra isolate UIUO_SnigA chromosome 4, RoL_Snig_1.1, whole genome shotgun sequence.
ATATTTCTGACCTTCATGTGTTAATGAATAAAGGTTAGCACAGCATAATTATAAAAACATGCCACATTTGGCTATTAAGCGACAGGGTACTGACCCCTGGTTTACAATTAAGGGTGTATTAGATTGACTGTGATTTGATTCAGATTACCAAATACCGACAAGTACTATATGAACAAAATCCATCAGTAACACAGACAATTTGAGTAATTTTAAAACTGATTTATTTCTGGACTTGCAATGCAACCAAAATTGTGTGTGTTAGAACAGTACAACACTTGTGAGCAATATGTTCAAGAAGTATTCTTTGAATACTTTGCCATTTTCAAATGACCAAAATTGTCAAACTTGACACATCTTGAAACATTTGCTAATCAATTACAATTGAGAAATAGGATTTCAGTCCAAATGTAGTTTTCAGACTCAATTAACTTTTGTAGTTTTCGATACATATTCACATTGTTTTGCACACATTTGGCTTATCGAATTGAATGTCTGAAAAAAAGCACCACAATATTAAAATTTCTTGACAAATACTGGCAAATAAAACATCCCGGCGTCTCATTGGAAATTGTCTGCAGCGTTCCCAgcgaaagtcttttttttgtaaaaacaatgaaaattctAACATAAACAGTGTACAAAGCTTTAGTAAAAGAGAAGGCACAGCGAGATCACGTGTaaacacttttttgttgttgtctgtgTTAGCTGCAGTAGTCCGTTAGAAGATAACATGACAAGGCCGGAAACAAAGAGTCCATCTACGTGACAAACCTCCACTTTCTAGGCATTGTCATACTTGCCCAACGCCTCCTCCAGCGTGGCGGTGATTTTGCCGAAGAAGGCCATCTGCTGGGTCAAGAAGTGCTGCATTTGTGCCCGGAAGTCGCGCACACGGATCTGGTGGAAGTGCTGGATCTCGGCCAGCGTAGCGCACGAGATGATGTTGCAGCGTTCAGTGATGCCCTCCGCCTGCGCCGCCTCTGTTTTGCCTTCATCTACATGACGTTGACTCTCCTTGACTTTGGTTAGGGCgcctggcaacaaaaaaaaaaaaaaaaacagagaaaatgcTTGACCAAAAGTCAAATCTGGACAggtatgttattattattatttttttgctttggaaaataacaataaagttAGTGCACAGCTGTCCAAAATCTGCAATCCATAAAATCCAGGCAGCATGGTGACAGGGTCCCTGGTGGGTTCTGAACTTCCGATGTGGAAGTGGAAACGGATGATTGTCTCATTGCGCCTTGAAATTagttggcaaccaattcaggcctatagttagctgagataggctacagcacccctgcgatccttgtgactatctcatctcattttctgaaccgctttatcctcattaggattgcggggggtgctgcagcctatcccagttgactgcgggacagaggcgggggacaccctgaatcggtggccagccaatcgcagtgcacaaggtgacggacaaccatgcaaaatcacacccatacctatggccaatttagagtgtccaatcagcctaccatgcatgtttttgtaatgtgggaggaaactggagtactctGAAGCAAACATGCGTGTATGTGGATTTCAGACAAACACGAAAAAACGCCATTTAAGGAAAAGTTCTTCACCCACCGAGGTCAGTGGCTATTTCAAGGACAAAACTTCAGCCCAGCCTCAAGGGCAGACAAAATGCGTCCCTAATAAAATGAACCATGATGTCATTCTGCTGACGACTATCTCAAACGCAAAGAAATCTTTTCCACACTTGCGGGTGCATTTGTGAGCACATTGAGACATGGTGCGATGTAATCCCACATTTTCACAATGAAACCAGAGTGAAGCCACTTCCCTAAAAGCACTCGCATCCTGTTGGCCAAATTTAGCAGCCAAAAACAAGtagtgtcatttttaaatgcacCTGAAAGTAGAAAAAATAGGTATTGTTGATCTAAAAATGGTCCAAATCTACTTTTCTCTGGCTATCTTGGTAacaatattttccatatataaatgAACGTTAATTCACATTTCTTTCCACCAAAGAAATTCAAgaggggcattttttttaaattgtgtttttgtgtattttaaaaaagaaatatttttcttttattctatctaatattttttttaatcttgaatttcattttttcctgaaataaaacagaacattcttttttttaaatttttcaaaaagaaaaataaataaaaggacatATCATATTAGTtatggattttaaaaatatttgttaaaagcaatataaaaatataatatttctgTAATCCTCAAACTTTTTAGCAATTTCACTGTTAAAGATAAAATCAAAGAATGTGCTTTATTTTCAAGGGCCGCCACAAAACGTTGTGGCGGACCGGACCAGGCCCCCAAGCCTTTAGTTTGATAGCACTGGTTAATACTACCCACTCGTGCACTGCCATGCACTTAAACTAAACATTACTAATTTACTAAAGCACTGTGTCAATGTCCATTGTTGTCACACTTTAATCTGGCCTAAACAGAACACCAAGGTAAAATTGCTATCGATTCACACCTAACAGAAGCGAACTGAAGTCAGATAACAACAATAAGAGAGTAAACACAGCTGTTCAAAGCCTAAAATACTTCCAACCACAAAGGTACTAAGAAGCAGACGTCTGTGTAAACTCAAAGCGTCACCTTTTTCTGACCTGTGTAATCTTTGACCCTTTTTTATTATACCCCATAGCTGCAAATCTAAGTTAAATAATCGAATCAGTTaacattttatcacaaaatTCCTTTTCAGATTTCTGTGACCTCTTTACGACAACATTTAGTCAGCTCTTCAGTTACAAAAGATCTCCCATATCTTGGCCAAGTGGTGAAAATGGGGGAAGTTTCAGAATTCTTCGTGTTTCTACTGAGAGGTAAGCGAACAATGATAATAGTCTCCTTAGTAAAGGAATCTTTTATGAATTCACTAAAACCTTGTGGGCATGTAAAAATGTCTTGAGCAAACACAATGCAAAAATTCACTAGCTTCTTTGTTGTCATCCATTTAATAACAGAAGTTATTTGATCCCGTTGGAACATTAAAGAAGAGGGCTTAAGTGAATTTGCTGCTCTACCTCAATAACACGCTTCCCTTGACAggattccaatttttttttcagaataagCAGAGGTTTGATGAGGGATGTTGGTGTTAGTTTGATGGGTAATGGATCAAATGACCTGCGCTTACCAGAATTAAGTGTAAAAACAAACGCaaatctatagatatagatatacagtCTTCTCTCGACTATCACGACacttctttgcaattttttctcattaattattatttttttaaattcagtacataaaaatgtgaaaatctacgcTGAAAGCTAGATGAAAGCAAgtcactcttgctactaggctgtatttttaaagttcaataaaacgtgaaaatccatgctgaaactcgtaaacggaagccactcttgccactaggactcagcactgaagaaaaaaaggtagcTATAATAGGGATAACCCTACTTAGTGATTCTTCGATTATCGCGGACATGTCTGGTCTGCAtcaaccgcgatatttgagggattactgtagatttTTTAAGCGGTTAGAATGGTGAAAAGACAGCCAAGAAAGATCTTGTTGTTGGCAGATGTTCTGCGACTATGTCGTCCACTGAATGCTCGGAGGAGCTCCCTCCCAAGGGTGTTGCGCGTTGGCAGGTGGCACTATTCCCCGCCGGGCCCATTTTAATTAATCCCACTTACATAACACCTATAGCTAGACCAGCGTATGACGAGTAGGCGCTCGTTCATTAGTGTACGGCGGCACATTTTAAGATTGATTCTCACTTGGCTAACGACATAAACAGCAAAGCAATCATCCACTAGCCCGAGGGCTAATGGAGTCTTTGTGGAAGTGGAGATCAATTGTGATGGTTCCATGGACCTACTTTTCTTTCTAAATAAAAACTCACTTAAGATACCACACATTGTCTGGTGTGGTTTTACTTCCGTTTCCGTGTGAGATGAGATTCATGAGAACAACCTGGTGACACGAGACATGTTGCAGGGGTCAGCATGACTGACTCAGTCTGTTATGTGAGGTGAGCTGACTCATGAATGACGGCACTTATGATAGTCAATGGGCCTAGTGTGAAATCACAAAGTCAACAAATTTACTTTGGAATCCAGACCATTTGTACAAGGTGTAAGCGTCAGAAATAGAGGTGCTTGCCAAGAGATTTTAAAGTGAATGTAAAAGCATATCAAGATCAATTtgctgaaaaatgtcaaaaataaccGGATTTTGCACTATCATCCTTCTGTTATTTAAAATGCACTTAACTACAATCTAAAGGCTTACAATTTCCCCCAAAGTGACATCCTTATGTCACCAAAAGTCAGCAAGGGAACCCAAACAATTTCCAGTTCATGTACAAAGATTTTAATCTCGGAATTTAcgatttttcccccttcattATATCCCGACtataatctcctaatattacataTATAGTTACGTAACATCTGGACTTAGTCCTCGTAATATAACAAGCTTTACCTCGTAATATTGCAGTGTATGACTTAATTTGCTTATTTCATCTGATTTTTTCAGTTGGAGTGCGCGAGCAAGTTTGGTGAATTTATTTGGAGTTCACAAGTGACTTTGGAAATCATCTGTAAACTCAATTTGACTATCACAACAAGCAGGTAAGGATGACCTAGATACGCCATTTTTATTGGCACTTCTActgtatttaatgttttttttttaccatattaCAGATGAGGGCCTAAAGCAACAATGACCAAAAATTGAATTATCATCTAttgtatataataatatataatataaaactttTCAGTCTCAATTTTGACTGAATGCTCATGTTTGGTTGTTGTTAGGACAGTCATATTAcacatttttcacaaaaatatgtagatttttttgtcttaatgagCCCAGAATGTTGAGATATTGATTGGtctgagtgaaaaaaaacaaacagtttgGACATTTATACTGTTtccctgtaaaaaaatgaaccaaaccaGGCCATTGAAAATAAGTTTTTCTTTATAATATAAAGGAAACATCGAAGGCATGCCAAAACAGACAAACCGTGCAAGGCTTCAAAGGGTTAATTTTGAAACATTTGACTTGGATTATTATTGTAATACTTGTccccctctttctttctttttttaaccatttgtttgtttgttgaggCAGCTTTCCGGTTCCAGCAGCCAGTTATGTGGCGTCTAAagtcaaggcaaaaaaaaatcctttgcgTCGCTGAAATCTGCCCCCAAAAAATAAGCCAAAACAAGCATTAATCGCGCAACATTGCGGGCCTACTAGGTCAAAACGGAGACGTTATGTTGGGCTAGATCTACATCAACGACTGCCTGTTGCCttttaatgcacttttttttttaatgcaaaaccaTCGCGCGAGAACAAAACTCAGCCGATGTGAACGCAACTCGAGTGTTTACACTGAATTACCAACATAATTTTCATAGATAAACACGTATGACCCTtgttaaaaaatgcatgcagtcaatatttatatatagtaaggcatgAATGGAAAAGGGGCATCACAAGGATTAGTTCACATTATCCCCTTATCTCGTCTTAGGCCCAGATTGGACATGGTGCTTTCTCCATGTGTGTTGGCTGCAAGAAGTCATGTCTTGTAAAacgtgcaaatattttttttgggggtggggggtttgaTACCGTCGTCTTCTCTCAAAAGGAAGCAATGTGGCTTAAACGCAAGCAGCGCCGTGCACTTCCTACTCAACAAACGCAACAACTGTTTGTCATTATGTCATTTCCGAACAATGTTGCCTCTCATGGGACAAAGTAGGGTTCACTTTATGTGGAATTTTGGCCTCAACTGACCTTCGAAATGATTTTTGTAGTGCTGCTCTTCACCAAATCGGTCAAGTTTCAATTTTGTGGGTCAATTTTATGACCATTGCAGTATTTTCTTCTGTGATTTAGAAGCCAGGCGGGCAGCTAGGCTGTAACTGTGCTACAAAAGTATACAAAATTACTTTAAACACATCTGGtcatacatttgaaaatataatggCAACATTTTATGCTTAATATGTGGACAAACCTGTTCTAGCTGTATGcaattctatttttattattgtttcctaaataaggggaattgctaTGAATAATAAGGGGACCatttggctgaggttgacaggtatgaaaataTGATTACTTTGACTAAATGGTGTCTTGCAAATGTGAGCAAAGCATGTTACCTTTTTGCACGTGGATGATGTCTGGGTAGTTGTCCAGGTGTCCCTGATAAAGCGCTAACAGGTCCATGATAGGCTCCAAATCCTTTCCGGGCTGCTCGGCAAAGTAATCCCCGATGGCTTCATAGGCTTCGCCCGTGAATGAAATAGCCTGATTGAGTCTAGTCGAGTAGACCTGCTGGTCTATCTCGAATGCTTGGCTGAGAACCTTGAAGGCCACGCCCATCTTGTGGTACTCCTTCCGAAACCCACTTATCTGCTTGCGAGCGAACTCCCCGGCGGTGGCGTTGAGCTGCATGGCACTGTCGTCCATCCTTTTGGTGAAGGACTTGAAACCGTCGATTTTGCTCTCCACCTCCTGGAAGTCCAGTGGCGCGGCCGGCGTGCTGATGGTGAGAAAAAAGTTAGCGCCCACCATCTCGTCCTTTTCGGCCTTCCTTTTGCCCATTTTCCAGCTCTTCTCGTCCGTACTGCTGCAGGTGAGGAAGTGCTGGAAGACGTCGCAGCGTGCCAGCACCGGGTGGCTGCTCATATGGTTCATCCACCAGATGAGGCCCTTCCGCCTCTTGGAAATGAAGTCCTCCTCAAAGCGCCCCGTGGCCTGCTTTTCCGGGATGTGTGGCACCGAGATGACGGGGAACTTCTCCACCAGACGTGCGTAGAGCCAGTCAAAGTGCTTGTAGCGCCGCTGAACCTGCATCTGAGTGTGTGTGGGCGTTAGCCTATAGGACATATAGCTCTTCATTCCCTTGAACTTTGTCTGCTTGGTAGGGTCGTCGATGGCGCAGCTGAACGGGTACGGGTTCTCCTGCCACTCGGGACCGTGCTGGCCCATCACCACGCAGATCTTATCGCCGTCCTTAACGAAGCCCGCCGCCTGGCCCAGCACGAAAGCCTCGCCTCCGGACTTGACGAAGGTGGAGAAGCGGTTCAGGTTTCGGCTGACTGTCGCCGAGCTCTTGGGGTGTTGACCTCTCGCCATGGAGGATGTGGACACTTGGTAGGTGGAAGCCCCGTTGCCCTCAAAGTCCCGATAGCGGCCTCCCACCGTGCCCGGCTCGTCCGCCACTGTGGAGCTGTCGTCCCAGTCGTCATCCCAGTCGTCGTCGCTCCCCTGGCTGTGCTGCTGGTAGATATTCTGCTGAGCTGGAGGTGAAAAGGCGTTATCCGCCCTCCCTTCAGATGGCACGTTGGCATAGCGGGACTCGGTCTTCCCATCCCCGAAGGGATGGTTGGTGTCATCTCGCAGTATCTCCACGTAGGACGCCGGGACAAGCCCCCTTTCCCCTTTACTGTTCGTGCCCTCCAACCAGCCCTCGATGTCCTTCTCGCTGTGCAAACTTACGATCTCGTTCTCCCGCACCGACACCTCGCCAGGGTTCTCCGAGTTGAAGTCGTAAATGGCCCTTGCCCGGACGAGCGCCGCCATGCTCGGAATCAAGAGGGGGCGGCGGGTGGTCTTGGTGGGCTGGCCGGCTGGCTGGTTGGCTTCCGAGCGGCTGCCCCGCAGCGGGTGATAAACAGCAGTCCCGATGAGCCTCCCTTCAGCTAGAACGCAAACTATGTCCAAGTGAGGTTTCACGCTTACCAGATCGGCCTGACTTCGCCTCGAAGGGGGGTTAAAGACGTTCTTCTCTGCAGCGGATGACTGTTCCTTGCCGCCGGTGTGGCTCCGCTCCTCTTTGGACCCTGCCTGGCTGACTGCTTGCCTGTCTGGGTGCTTCTTTCTGCCTCCTGGTGCTGCTCAGCAACAGCAAGACGGCCAGGCTGACTAGTCAAAGACGGAACTGCGATCCTCCTCATCGCCAGACAAGAGCAATCCATCCCACCCACGCTCGCCTCATCAGAAATGTCTCTCTGACATCACATAGATGAAGGGTAAGCATTATGAGGAATTTTAAAATGTGCCTTCGACAAACTTCACCCTTTCAGGAAGTATAAAAgagtatatttaattttaagtcATTACTTTCCAAAGATGCAGGTTCAATTATGTAAAACAGGGACAACTGATTGTGAATGTTCATGTCATGATACCATTGATGGTGTTacttgtccaatccattttgactgggaggg
It includes:
- the snx18a gene encoding sorting nexin-18a, with protein sequence MAALVRARAIYDFNSENPGEVSVRENEIVSLHSEKDIEGWLEGTNSKGERGLVPASYVEILRDDTNHPFGDGKTESRYANVPSEGRADNAFSPPAQQNIYQQHSQGSDDDWDDDWDDSSTVADEPGTVGGRYRDFEGNGASTYQVSTSSMARGQHPKSSATVSRNLNRFSTFVKSGGEAFVLGQAAGFVKDGDKICVVMGQHGPEWQENPYPFSCAIDDPTKQTKFKGMKSYMSYRLTPTHTQMQVQRRYKHFDWLYARLVEKFPVISVPHIPEKQATGRFEEDFISKRRKGLIWWMNHMSSHPVLARCDVFQHFLTCSSTDEKSWKMGKRKAEKDEMVGANFFLTISTPAAPLDFQEVESKIDGFKSFTKRMDDSAMQLNATAGEFARKQISGFRKEYHKMGVAFKVLSQAFEIDQQVYSTRLNQAISFTGEAYEAIGDYFAEQPGKDLEPIMDLLALYQGHLDNYPDIIHVQKGALTKVKESQRHVDEGKTEAAQAEGITERCNIISCATLAEIQHFHQIRVRDFRAQMQHFLTQQMAFFGKITATLEEALGKYDNA